The window GGCCGCAACCTGGCCTGGCTCATCCTGGCCGCGGTTCTGGTTTCGGCCATCAACGCCGTCATTCGCAAGCTGTTCGACATCTCCTCGAACTCCTGGCTCGAACTGCAATGGGTGCTGTTCGGCGTCGTATTCCTGCTGTGCTCACCGTGGACCCTGCTTGCCAACGAGCACATCCGCATCGACATCGTGAACAGCATGATGCCGAAGCGTGTACGCAACTGGATCGACGTCGTCGGCCACGCGCTATTCCTGGCGCCCTGGTGCATCATCATGATCATCACCGGCCTGCCGTTCTTCTGGCGCTCGGCCATGATCAACGAGCAGTCCGGCAACGCCGGCGGCCTGCCGCAATGGCCGTCGAAGTCGCTGGTCCTGCTCGGCTTCACTCTTCTCCTCGTCCAAGGTCTTTCGGAACTGATCAAGCGCCTCGCGGTAATGCGCGGCTTCATTCCGGATCCGCACGAAAGTTCGATCAGCGCCCTCGAAGCCGAGGTCGAACGGACTGTCGAAGCGATAGAACAGCGCTAAGCGCCTGCGGGTCTGGGGAGCACCACAATGATTGCCTTTATTATCGAGAACATGGCGCCGATCATGTTCGTGTCGCTGGTCGTGTTTCTGCTGCTGGGCTATCCGGCGGCATTCTCACTGGCCGCGGTCGGGTTGATATTCGCGCTGATCGGAATCGAGCTCGGCCAGTTCCAGCCCGACTTTCTGCAGGCCATGCCCGAGCGCGTCTACGGCGTGATGAACAACGACACGTTGCTCGCCATTCCGTTCTTCACTTTCATGGGCCTGATCCTCGAAAGATCCGGTATGGCCGAGGACTTGCTCGATACGATCGGACAACTGTTCGGCACAGTGCGCGGCGGCCTCGCTTATGCGGTGATCTTCGTCGGCGCCCTGCTCGCCGCCACTACCGGCGTGGTCGCGGCCTCGGTCATCTCGATGGGCCTGATTTCGCTGCCGATCATGCTGCGCTACGGCTACGACCGCCGCGTCGCCTCGGGCGTCATCGCCGCGTCCGGCACGCTGGCGCAGATCATTCCGCCGTCGCTGGTTCTGATCGTGATGGCCGACCAGCTCGGCAAGTCGGTCGGCGACATGTACGAAGGCGCCTTCATTCCCGGCCTTGTCCTGTCGGCCCTCTATGCCGGTTACATCTTCCTCGTAACCCTAGCCCAGCCGAAAGCGGTGCCCGGCCTGCCGCTGGACGCGATCGGCTTTCGCGAACCGAGCGGCGCCCGCGGCGTCTGGCAACTCGGCGTGCTGGTCGTGTTCTCGGGCATTGTCGCCTATCTGCTGATGACCCAGACCAATGTCCGGGGCGGCGCCGACTTCGTCATCCTGACCATGTCGGTCGGCGTCATCGTGTCGTTCTTGTGCGCGGTGTTCAACCGCGTATTCGGCACGCGCTACTTCTACGTCAGCTTCATTCTGTTCGTCGCTCTGGCGGCGGCCTGGTACTACTTCAACCACCACAATCACGAGAACTGGGCGCTGCTTCTGGCGGCACTGTCGGCCGGCGCGCTCTATGCCGTCATCGCGGCAGTCATCGAGAAGACGACCGGCTTCCGCCTAATGACCCTGATGGCGGAGCAGACCACCTTCGTCATGGTGCCGCCGCTGTTCCTGATCTTCCTCGTGCTCGGCACCATCTTCATCGGCGTCGCGACGCCGACCGAAGGTGGCGCCATGGGCGCGGTCGGCGCCCTCATCCTCGGTGCGATGAAACGCCGACTGACCTTCGACCTGATCCGCCAGGCCGTGGAATCCACCGCCAAGTTGTCGGCTTTCGTCGTGTTCATTCTGCTCGGCGCTCGCGTGTTTTCGCTGACCTTCTACGGCGTCAGCGGCCACATCTGGGTCGAGCACCTGCTCACCTCGCTACCCGGCGGCGCGACCGGCTTCCTGATCTTCGTCAACGCGCTGGTCTTCGTTCTCGCCTTCTTCCTCGACTTCTTCGAACTCGCCTTCATCGTTATTCCGCTGCTCGGACCGGCGGCGGAAAAGCTCGGCATCGACCTGATCTGGTTCGGTGTCATTCTCGGCGTCAACATGCAGACCTCGTTCATGCATCCGCCTTTCGGCTTCGCCCTGTTCTATCTGCGCTCGGTGGCTCCGAAGGAAAACTATACGGATCGCGTCACCGGCCTGCGCATGGAGCCGGTGACCACCGGTCAGATCTACTGGGGCGCGGTGCCGTTCGTTTGCATCCAGCTCATCATGGTGGCGCTGGTGATCATCTTCCCATCGATGGTGATGCACTACAAAAAGGGCATGTCCACCGTCGACCCGAACACCGTGAAGATCGAAGTGCCGGCGCTCGACAACCTGCCGCCGCTCGATCTCGGACCGCCAACCTTCAAATAGCGGCGTGGCCGGAAACGGACCCATAAAAAAACCCCGGAGCCTGCGCTCCGGGGTTTCTCTTTTTATGCCTGATGGCGGCGATCAGGCGCTCATCGCGCGCATCATGAACTGGTCGTAGCTGTTCTCGGCCAGACGGAACCACTGATAGGAGTTCTTCGTGAACGCCATCATCGATTCGTTGACCTTCTTGAAGCTCTCGTTACCGGCTGCGGTCTCGGCGTGCAGCTCCAGGGTCGCCTTGTAGGAGGCTTCCATGATCGGCTGCGAGAAGACATGCAGCTTGGTACCGCCGGCGATGAGACGGCGCAGCGCCTGCGGGTTGAGCGCGTCGTACTTCGCCATCATGTTGGTGTTGGCGAGGTGGCCGGCCTGCTCCAGCACCGCCTGATAGTGCTTCGGCAGCGCGTTCCACTTGTCGAGATTGACGAAGGCGAACAGCATGGAGCCGCCTTCCCACCAGCCCGGCGCGTAGTAGTGCGGCGCGACTTTGTAGAAGCCGAGCTTTTCATCGTCGTAAGGACCGATCCATTCGGCCGCGTCGATGGTGCCCTTTTCCAGCGCCGGGTAGATATCGCCGCCGGCGATCTGCTGTGGCACGGCGCCGAGCTTCTGCATAATCTTGCCGGCCCAGCCGCCGATACGCATCTTGACGCCCTTGAGATCGTCAACGGTGTTGATTTCCTTGCGGAACCAGCCACCCATCTGAGCACCGGTGTTGCCGGCGAGGATGCCGCGGATGTTGTATTTCTTGTAGAACTCATTGAGCACGTCCTGCCCGCCGCCCTGCATCCACCAGCCCTGGTTCAGGCGGGCGTTGGGGCCGAACGGCACCGAGGTACCGAAGCCAAAGGTCGGATCCTTGCCGAAATAATAATACGAGGCCGTGTGACCGATTTCGACGGTGCCGTTCTGCACCGCATCGACAATGGCCAGGCCCGGTACGATTTCACCGGCTGCGAAAGGCTGAATCTGGAATTTGCCGTCGGTGGCGTCCGAGACCGCCTTGCACATCACTTCGACGCCGCCATAGATGGTGTCGAGCGATTTCGGCCAGCTCGCCGGCATGCGCCATTTGATTTCGGGGTTCGATTGGGCAATCGCGGGCGCCGCGATTGCTGCACCGGCTACACCCAGGCCGGCCGCCTGAATAAACTGACGACGTTTCATTACTAGTATCCTCCCAATGTCACTTAAATTGCGGGAGCCCCCGGACTACCCGCACATGCACCCACTTAACCGGGGGCTTGTTCCAAACATGGCGGAGACCGCGACCTAAATCCAGCCCCCCATTGGTTAAATCGCCCGAAAGTTAACACGCTGGGTGCCGGAGCCGGTGCCTACCAAATAAACAGGGCCGGCGCTGATGGTCGGCCCTGTCCAGTCGCTTCTGCGTAAGTCCGGCTGATTGATTTTCGGGCAACCAGCCTCGCCCTCAACCTCTCGACCGTGACCGGATCATAAAGCTTTCATAGGTATGCTCGGCGACCTGCCACCACAGGTATTCATAAATTACGGTAGGCTTCCATATCGGCCAGCACCTTCTTGTAGTTGACGTTCTTGGCCGACTCCTCGGCGTTGACTTCATTGGACGCCTTGAGGCACGCGTCCATGATCTCCGTCGAGAACGGCCGCAACTGCACACCATTGGCGACCAGACGCCGAAGCGCCTGCGAATTGCGCCCGTCATACCGCGCCGTCTGTTCGATATTCGCGGCGCCGGCGACGACGACGATGATTGATTGGCAATTCTTCGGCAGTTCGTTCCACTTCGCCTGATTGATCAGAAGATGGTTCGGCGTGCCACCTTCCCACCAGCCCGGGCGGGCGATAAATCCAGCAATCAAATCACAATGAAACAAGGCCCCGCTGCAACGAAAAAAGCCCCCGCCCAATTTGGGCGGAGGCTTCTGAAGGATCGACTATCGGCGGACAGCCTGCCCACCGGCACCGTGGTTAGCCGCGCTGGCGCATGCGCACCATGAAGGCATCGAAGCCGAGTTCGGCCACCTGCCACCACTGATACGAGTCGCCGCGATAAGCGATGACGGAATCGACGACCTTCTTGAAGTCGGCGTTCTTGCCCGACGTTTCGGCGTACGTGTCCATCGTCGCCTTGTAGCTGGCTTCCATCACCGGCTGCGGGAACGGACGAAGCTGCGCGCCGCCGGCGGCGAGACGCTTGATCGCCTGCGGGTTGGCGTTGTCGTACTTGGCGATCATCCAGTCATTCGCCTGCGCCGAGGCGGCACGCACGATGGCCTGATAGTTCTTCGGCAGCGCATTCCACTTATCGAGGTTGATGAAGTTGTGCAGCATGGCGCCGCCTTCCCACCAACCCGGATAGTAATAGAACGGCGCAACCTTGACGAAGCCGAGCTTCTCGTCGTCGTAGGGACCAACCCACTCCGCCGCGTCGATGGTGCCCTTTTCAAGCGCCGGATAGATGTCGCCGCCGGCGAGTTGCTGCGGCACCGCACCGAGCTTGCTGAAGATATTGCCGGCATAACCGGCGATGCGGAATTTCAGACCGTTGAGATCCTCGACGGTCTTGATCTCCTTGCGGAACCAGCCGCCCATCTGACAGGTCGTGTTACCGCACGGAATGGCGAGGAAGTTGTACTTCTTGAAGAAGTCATTGGCGAGCTGCTCGCCGCCGCCGAACGCCATCCATGACGCCTGCATGCGCGTGTTCAGACCGAAAGGCTGTGCGGTGAACAGCGAGAAGGTCGGATCCTTACCGACATAGTAATAAGACGCAGTGTGCGCCATTTCGACGGTGCCGTTCTGCACCGCATCCGCGGCCTGCAGGCCGGGGACGATTTCACCCGCGGCGAAAGTCTGGATCTGGAACTTGTTGTCGGTCGCATCGGCCACGGCCTTGGCGAACACTTCGGCCGCGCCGTAGAGCGTGTCGAGCGACTTCGGGAAGCTCGAGGTCAAGCGCCACTTCAGGTCGGGGCTCGACTGGGCGATGGCCGGCGCGGCAACCGCGCTCGCGGCAAGGCCCACGCCTGCCGCTCCCAAAAATTGTCGGCGTTTCATTCCACATTCTCCGT of the Undibacter mobilis genome contains:
- a CDS encoding TRAP transporter small permease subunit, whose translation is MSALDATLKALLPVSRAVDAFTTWLGRNLAWLILAAVLVSAINAVIRKLFDISSNSWLELQWVLFGVVFLLCSPWTLLANEHIRIDIVNSMMPKRVRNWIDVVGHALFLAPWCIIMIITGLPFFWRSAMINEQSGNAGGLPQWPSKSLVLLGFTLLLVQGLSELIKRLAVMRGFIPDPHESSISALEAEVERTVEAIEQR
- a CDS encoding TRAP transporter large permease, whose translation is MIAFIIENMAPIMFVSLVVFLLLGYPAAFSLAAVGLIFALIGIELGQFQPDFLQAMPERVYGVMNNDTLLAIPFFTFMGLILERSGMAEDLLDTIGQLFGTVRGGLAYAVIFVGALLAATTGVVAASVISMGLISLPIMLRYGYDRRVASGVIAASGTLAQIIPPSLVLIVMADQLGKSVGDMYEGAFIPGLVLSALYAGYIFLVTLAQPKAVPGLPLDAIGFREPSGARGVWQLGVLVVFSGIVAYLLMTQTNVRGGADFVILTMSVGVIVSFLCAVFNRVFGTRYFYVSFILFVALAAAWYYFNHHNHENWALLLAALSAGALYAVIAAVIEKTTGFRLMTLMAEQTTFVMVPPLFLIFLVLGTIFIGVATPTEGGAMGAVGALILGAMKRRLTFDLIRQAVESTAKLSAFVVFILLGARVFSLTFYGVSGHIWVEHLLTSLPGGATGFLIFVNALVFVLAFFLDFFELAFIVIPLLGPAAEKLGIDLIWFGVILGVNMQTSFMHPPFGFALFYLRSVAPKENYTDRVTGLRMEPVTTGQIYWGAVPFVCIQLIMVALVIIFPSMVMHYKKGMSTVDPNTVKIEVPALDNLPPLDLGPPTFK
- a CDS encoding TRAP transporter substrate-binding protein — encoded protein: MKRRQFIQAAGLGVAGAAIAAPAIAQSNPEIKWRMPASWPKSLDTIYGGVEVMCKAVSDATDGKFQIQPFAAGEIVPGLAIVDAVQNGTVEIGHTASYYYFGKDPTFGFGTSVPFGPNARLNQGWWMQGGGQDVLNEFYKKYNIRGILAGNTGAQMGGWFRKEINTVDDLKGVKMRIGGWAGKIMQKLGAVPQQIAGGDIYPALEKGTIDAAEWIGPYDDEKLGFYKVAPHYYAPGWWEGGSMLFAFVNLDKWNALPKHYQAVLEQAGHLANTNMMAKYDALNPQALRRLIAGGTKLHVFSQPIMEASYKATLELHAETAAGNESFKKVNESMMAFTKNSYQWFRLAENSYDQFMMRAMSA
- a CDS encoding TRAP transporter substrate-binding protein — encoded protein: MKRRQFLGAAGVGLAASAVAAPAIAQSSPDLKWRLTSSFPKSLDTLYGAAEVFAKAVADATDNKFQIQTFAAGEIVPGLQAADAVQNGTVEMAHTASYYYVGKDPTFSLFTAQPFGLNTRMQASWMAFGGGEQLANDFFKKYNFLAIPCGNTTCQMGGWFRKEIKTVEDLNGLKFRIAGYAGNIFSKLGAVPQQLAGGDIYPALEKGTIDAAEWVGPYDDEKLGFVKVAPFYYYPGWWEGGAMLHNFINLDKWNALPKNYQAIVRAASAQANDWMIAKYDNANPQAIKRLAAGGAQLRPFPQPVMEASYKATMDTYAETSGKNADFKKVVDSVIAYRGDSYQWWQVAELGFDAFMVRMRQRG